A portion of the Flavobacteriales bacterium genome contains these proteins:
- a CDS encoding succinate dehydrogenase/fumarate reductase iron-sulfur subunit — MKLTLKIWRQNGPNDKGRIVDYKLSDISPDMSFLEMIDVLNEELVHKGEETIAFDHDCREGICGMCSLYINGEPHGPDDLITTCQLHMRSFKDGDTIYIEPWRSEAFPVIKDLMVDRSAFDAIIQAGGYVSVNTSGNTQDANALPIPKIDADAAFDAATCIGCGACVATCKNGSAMLFTSAKVSHLSLLPQGQVEKDRRVINMVETMDSLGFGNCTNTGDCEIQCPKGISLENIARMNRDYYAAKGKEK, encoded by the coding sequence ATGAAACTAACACTTAAGATTTGGAGACAAAACGGCCCAAACGATAAGGGTCGTATAGTGGACTATAAACTATCCGATATTTCACCAGATATGTCTTTCTTGGAAATGATCGATGTATTGAATGAAGAATTGGTTCACAAAGGAGAAGAAACCATCGCATTTGATCACGACTGTCGTGAAGGAATCTGTGGAATGTGTTCACTTTATATCAATGGAGAACCTCATGGACCAGACGATTTGATCACAACTTGTCAGTTACACATGCGTTCTTTTAAAGATGGAGACACCATTTATATAGAACCTTGGAGATCTGAAGCATTTCCAGTCATCAAAGATTTGATGGTGGATCGTTCTGCGTTTGATGCAATTATTCAAGCAGGAGGATATGTTTCCGTAAATACTTCAGGAAATACACAAGATGCAAACGCATTACCTATTCCAAAAATAGACGCAGATGCTGCCTTTGATGCCGCAACTTGTATTGGATGTGGAGCTTGTGTAGCAACTTGTAAAAATGGTTCGGCTATGCTGTTTACATCGGCTAAAGTTTCTCACCTTTCACTCCTTCCACAAGGACAAGTTGAGAAAGACAGACGTGTAATCAATATGGTAGAAACAATGGATTCATTAGGATTTGGTAACTGTACCAATACAGGAGACTGTGAAATCCAATGTCCAAAAGGAATTTCTCTAGAAAATATCGCGAGAATGAACCGTGACTACTATGCTGCAAAAGGAAAAGAGAAATAG
- a CDS encoding fumarate reductase/succinate dehydrogenase flavoprotein subunit, translating into MTKLVSHIPEGPIDKKWTKHKADSLLVNPANRRLIDVIVVGSGLAGAAAAASLGEQGYNVKCFAFQDSPRRAHSIAAQGGINAAKNYQNDGDSTYRLFYDTVKGGDYRSREANVYRLAEVSANIIDQCVAQGVPFARDYGGLLDNRSFGGVQVKRTFYAKGQTGQQLLIGAYQALSRQINAGTVTMYNRHEMLEVVKNDKGEAVGIIARNLVTGEIERHSAHATLLATGGYGNVFFLSTNAMGSNTTAAWRAHKKGAHFGNPCYVQIHPTCIPVSGDHQSKLTLMSESLRNDGRIWVPKKKEDAEAIQRGEKRGVDIPEEDRDYYLERRYPAFGNLVPRDVASRAAKERCDAGYGVNATGNAVYLDFSDAIKRFGKDTVEARYGNLFQMYEKITAENPYELPMKIYPAIHYSMGGLWVDYNLQTTIPGLFSAGEANFSDHGANRLGASALMQGLADGYFVVPYTVPNYLAKHIRTGAIPTDTPEFDAAENEVKGRIEQLMNNKGTKSVDTFHKKLGKIMWEYCGMARNAEGLTYAIGEIKKIKEEFYKEVFVPGTPNGMNQELEKALRVADFIELGELMCHDALHRNESCGGHFREEYQTAEGEALRNDEDYTYVAAWEHTNGDPALHKEPLTFENIELKQRSYK; encoded by the coding sequence ATGACAAAACTAGTTAGCCATATACCAGAAGGTCCAATAGATAAAAAGTGGACTAAGCATAAAGCAGACAGCTTATTGGTAAACCCAGCGAACAGACGTTTGATTGATGTGATTGTTGTTGGGTCTGGATTAGCCGGAGCCGCTGCCGCAGCTTCATTGGGAGAACAAGGATACAATGTAAAATGTTTCGCTTTCCAAGATTCGCCAAGACGTGCGCACTCTATTGCTGCACAAGGAGGAATCAATGCTGCCAAAAACTATCAAAACGATGGAGATTCTACTTACCGATTATTTTATGATACGGTAAAAGGTGGAGATTACCGCTCAAGAGAAGCAAACGTTTATAGATTAGCAGAAGTATCAGCCAATATCATAGACCAATGTGTTGCTCAAGGAGTACCATTTGCACGTGATTACGGAGGATTGTTAGATAACCGTTCTTTTGGAGGAGTACAAGTAAAACGTACTTTTTATGCAAAAGGACAAACAGGACAACAACTTTTGATTGGAGCTTACCAAGCCCTTTCAAGACAAATTAACGCAGGAACTGTGACGATGTACAACCGTCACGAAATGCTAGAAGTTGTAAAGAACGACAAAGGAGAAGCTGTAGGAATTATCGCTCGTAACCTCGTAACAGGAGAAATAGAGCGTCACTCAGCCCACGCTACCCTACTTGCAACAGGTGGATACGGAAATGTATTTTTCCTATCAACAAATGCTATGGGATCTAATACAACAGCAGCTTGGAGAGCACACAAAAAAGGAGCACACTTCGGAAACCCTTGTTATGTGCAAATTCACCCAACTTGTATTCCCGTATCAGGAGATCATCAATCAAAACTTACTTTGATGTCTGAATCTCTTCGTAACGATGGACGTATCTGGGTTCCTAAAAAGAAAGAAGATGCAGAAGCCATCCAAAGAGGAGAAAAAAGAGGTGTAGATATCCCAGAAGAGGATAGAGATTACTACCTAGAAAGAAGATACCCAGCCTTTGGAAACCTTGTACCAAGAGATGTTGCCTCACGTGCTGCAAAAGAAAGATGTGATGCAGGTTACGGAGTAAATGCAACAGGAAATGCCGTTTATCTTGATTTCTCAGATGCCATCAAGAGATTCGGAAAAGATACTGTAGAAGCTCGTTATGGAAACCTTTTCCAGATGTATGAAAAAATTACAGCGGAAAACCCTTACGAACTTCCAATGAAAATTTATCCAGCCATTCACTATTCTATGGGAGGTCTTTGGGTAGATTATAACCTACAAACTACCATTCCAGGATTATTCTCAGCTGGGGAAGCAAACTTCTCAGATCACGGAGCAAACAGACTTGGAGCATCTGCACTAATGCAAGGTCTTGCTGATGGATATTTCGTAGTACCTTATACAGTACCGAACTACTTAGCAAAGCATATCCGTACTGGTGCAATCCCAACAGATACACCAGAATTTGACGCTGCCGAAAACGAAGTAAAAGGACGTATAGAGCAGTTGATGAATAATAAAGGAACCAAATCTGTAGATACTTTCCACAAGAAACTAGGAAAAATCATGTGGGAATACTGTGGAATGGCTCGTAATGCTGAAGGATTGACTTACGCCATCGGTGAAATCAAGAAAATCAAAGAGGAATTCTACAAAGAAGTATTCGTACCAGGAACACCAAACGGTATGAACCAAGAGCTAGAAAAAGCCCTTCGTGTTGCCGATTTCATTGAGCTTGGAGAATTGATGTGTCATGATGCACTTCATAGAAACGAATCTTGTGGAGGTCACTTCCGTGAGGAATACCAAACAGCAGAAGGAGAAGCACTACGTAATGACGAAGATTATACTTATGTAGCTGCTTGGGAACATACCAACGGGGATCCAGCTCTTCATAAAGAACCGTTGACATTCGAAAATATTGAACTAAAACAAAGATCATACAAGTAA
- a CDS encoding succinate dehydrogenase cytochrome b subunit, which produces MSKTVGLFSSSLGRKMVMGITGLFLASFLVIHLIGNLALFYDPVAFNEYTKFMSSNALIRVMEIVLVLGFGSHIIDAILLTKANNKARPVKYAMDKKKSSWYSRNMGLTGSVILVFLVIHIGTYFVPYKLGDPSLDATGLKDMYTIVVNSFQQWWYSLLYIVSFVVLGAHLNHGFQSAFQTLGVNHPKYTPFIQKVGVVFSILITIGFISFPIYFGFIK; this is translated from the coding sequence ATGAGCAAAACAGTGGGATTATTCTCCAGTTCGCTTGGTAGAAAGATGGTGATGGGAATCACTGGACTCTTTCTAGCCTCGTTTCTTGTCATTCACTTGATAGGGAATTTAGCCTTATTTTACGATCCAGTAGCCTTTAATGAGTACACCAAATTCATGTCTTCCAACGCCTTAATCCGTGTGATGGAGATTGTTTTGGTATTAGGTTTTGGGAGTCACATCATTGATGCTATTTTACTTACAAAAGCCAACAACAAGGCAAGACCAGTAAAATATGCCATGGACAAGAAAAAAAGTTCTTGGTACAGTAGAAATATGGGACTAACAGGTTCTGTAATTCTAGTGTTTTTGGTAATTCACATTGGAACTTATTTTGTGCCTTACAAACTAGGAGATCCATCATTGGATGCCACAGGATTAAAGGATATGTACACAATTGTGGTAAATTCTTTCCAACAATGGTGGTATTCTTTATTGTACATCGTGAGTTTTGTTGTTCTAGGAGCACACTTGAACCACGGTTTCCAGTCCGCTTTCCAAACTTTAGGAGTTAACCATCCTAAATACACACCATTTATTCAGAAAGTGGGTGTAGTGTTTTCAATTTTGATAACGATTGGATTTATTTCTTTCCCAATCTATTTCGGATTTATTAAATAA
- a CDS encoding enoyl-CoA hydratase/isomerase family protein produces the protein MENAINLGGVEVSIQNKIATVEFHHPLSNSLPGKVLAKLANTITELGQNDEVLVIVLKSAGERAFCAGASFDELIAIENLEEGKVFFSGFANVINAARKCPKLIIGRVQGKAVGGGVGMASATDYCFATKYAAVKLSELAVGIGPFVVGPAVERKIGTSAMSQLAINATEWQTAQWAKEKGLYTDLFDTAEEMDAEIEKLANTLANSNPEAMTLLKQIFWEGCEHWDDLLMERAAMSGKLVLSDFTKNAINKFKKK, from the coding sequence ATGGAAAACGCCATTAATTTAGGTGGAGTAGAAGTTTCTATTCAAAATAAAATAGCCACCGTAGAGTTTCATCATCCATTAAGTAATTCTTTGCCAGGGAAAGTATTGGCAAAATTGGCAAATACCATCACAGAGCTTGGGCAGAATGACGAAGTATTAGTAATCGTTCTAAAAAGTGCTGGAGAAAGAGCTTTTTGTGCAGGAGCTTCATTTGATGAGTTGATTGCTATCGAAAACTTGGAAGAAGGAAAAGTATTTTTCTCAGGTTTTGCCAATGTAATCAATGCCGCCAGAAAATGTCCAAAACTCATTATTGGGCGCGTACAAGGAAAAGCCGTAGGTGGAGGTGTAGGAATGGCATCTGCAACAGATTATTGTTTTGCAACAAAATATGCAGCTGTAAAACTCTCGGAACTTGCTGTAGGAATCGGGCCTTTTGTGGTAGGACCAGCAGTAGAGCGTAAAATCGGAACCTCAGCTATGAGTCAGCTGGCAATAAATGCCACAGAATGGCAAACAGCACAGTGGGCAAAAGAAAAAGGACTCTATACAGATCTCTTTGACACTGCCGAAGAAATGGATGCCGAAATAGAAAAACTGGCAAACACACTTGCAAATTCAAATCCTGAAGCTATGACCTTGCTCAAGCAAATTTTTTGGGAAGGATGCGAGCACTGGGATGATCTCTTGATGGAAAGAGCCGCTATGAGTGGAAAACTTGTTTTATCAGATTTTACCAAAAATGCCATTAATAAATTTAAAAAGAAATAG
- the yaaA gene encoding peroxide stress protein YaaA, translating to MLLSIISPAKNINENWENTGFESTQPQFLAQANDLMKTLKSKSPEELGKLMKLSEKLSDLNYERNQNWKKKHTEEQTIPAAFAFNGDVYKGLETVSLSTEELERLNESTFILSGLYGLLKPLDLIYPYRLEMGTKMENSGGKNLYEFWGNRLGENIQKNLKKHHGTALINLASNEYFKAVDTKEIQVPIWTPIFKDEKNGVYKIISFYAKKARGMMVRYMIQNKVETIEKLCNFDSDGYYFDSIDEQKKQIIFHRN from the coding sequence ATGCTTCTTTCAATCATTTCACCAGCAAAAAACATCAATGAAAATTGGGAAAACACCGGGTTTGAAAGCACTCAGCCTCAGTTTTTGGCTCAGGCCAATGACTTGATGAAAACCTTGAAATCTAAAAGTCCTGAAGAACTTGGGAAACTAATGAAGTTATCAGAGAAACTATCAGATTTGAATTACGAAAGAAATCAGAACTGGAAAAAGAAACATACAGAAGAACAAACGATTCCTGCGGCTTTTGCCTTTAATGGCGATGTTTATAAAGGCCTTGAGACAGTAAGTCTTTCTACTGAAGAACTGGAAAGACTCAATGAATCTACCTTTATTTTGTCTGGGCTTTATGGATTGCTAAAACCCCTAGATTTAATCTACCCGTACCGATTAGAAATGGGAACAAAAATGGAAAACTCAGGAGGGAAAAACCTCTATGAATTTTGGGGGAATAGATTAGGGGAAAATATTCAAAAAAACTTAAAAAAACACCATGGAACAGCCTTAATAAATTTGGCTTCCAATGAATATTTTAAGGCAGTAGATACAAAGGAAATACAGGTACCTATCTGGACACCAATTTTTAAAGACGAAAAGAACGGAGTATATAAAATCATCAGTTTTTATGCAAAAAAAGCCCGAGGAATGATGGTGAGATATATGATTCAAAATAAAGTAGAAACCATTGAGAAACTATGTAATTTTGATAGCGATGGATATTATTTTGATTCGATTGATGAGCAAAAGAAACAAATCATTTTTCATAGAAACTAA
- the tnpA gene encoding IS200/IS605 family transposase: MANTYTQLYVQIVFTVKGRQNLIPKKHREELHKYITGIVSNRNQKLLAIFAMPDHIHLLVGLKPNISISDLVRDIKAGSSKYISDNNWIQHKFSWQEGFGAFSYSKSQLDNVINYILNQEEHHNKKTFEEEYLDFLKKFEVDYNEKYLFEWID, translated from the coding sequence ATGGCCAATACTTATACCCAATTGTATGTTCAAATTGTTTTTACGGTAAAAGGAAGACAAAATCTTATCCCCAAAAAACACCGTGAAGAATTACATAAATACATAACAGGAATAGTTAGCAATAGAAATCAAAAACTACTTGCCATTTTTGCAATGCCAGATCATATACATTTGCTTGTAGGATTAAAGCCCAATATCAGTATCTCAGATTTAGTGAGAGATATAAAGGCAGGTTCTTCAAAATACATTTCTGACAATAATTGGATTCAACATAAATTTAGTTGGCAAGAGGGGTTTGGCGCATTTTCTTATTCCAAAAGTCAATTAGATAATGTAATAAATTACATACTTAACCAAGAAGAACACCATAACAAGAAGACATTTGAAGAAGAATATCTTGATTTTTTGAAAAAATTTGAGGTTGACTACAATGAAAAATATTTATTCGAATGGATAGATTAA